The Pseudomonas sp. S06B 330 genome contains the following window.
CTGAGCCCGTTCAAGTCCCTGTACCTGGCCACCTTGGGCGGCGCCCAGGCGCTGTACCTGGATGACCGCATCGGCAGCCTGAAGCCTGGCAACGATGCCGACTTCGTGGTCCTGGACTACAAGGCTACGCCGCTGATGGACTACCGCATCCAGCAATCGAACAGCATCGATGAGACGCTGTTCGTGCTGATGACCCTGGGCGATGACCGCACCGTCAAGCAGACCTTCGCTGCCGGTCGCTGCGTGCATCAACGCTAAGGCTCGCGAAACAGGCCCTTGTACAAAGCGCCGCCGATCACTGCCCCGATCAGCGGCGCCACCCAGAACAGCCACAACTGCTGCAGCGCCCAACCGCCAACGAACAACGCTGGGCCGGTGCTGCGCGCAGGGTTGACCGAAGTATTGGTGACAGGGATCGAGATCAGGTGAATGAGGGTCAGCGCCAAGCCAATGGCAATCGGTGCAAAGCCTGCTGGTGCACGACTGTCGGTAGCGCCCATGATGATCAGAATGAACATCGCGGTCATCACCACTTCACTGGCAAAACCTGCCGCCAACGAGTAACCGGCCGGGGAATGATCAGCGTAGCCATTGGAGGCCAGGCCCGAAGCGAT
Protein-coding sequences here:
- the aqpZ gene encoding aquaporin Z yields the protein MSMPLSKRMGAELIGTFWLVLGGCGSAVLAASLPAGIGLVGVAMAFGLTVLTMAFAIGHISGCHLNPAVSLGLVVGGRFPAKELLPYVVAQVIGAVIAAGVIYFIASGKEGFDIASGLASNGYADHSPAGYSLAAGFASEVVMTAMFILIIMGATDSRAPAGFAPIAIGLALTLIHLISIPVTNTSVNPARSTGPALFVGGWALQQLWLFWVAPLIGAVIGGALYKGLFREP